The proteins below come from a single Holdemania massiliensis genomic window:
- the rpsK gene encoding 30S ribosomal protein S11 → MAKVKQTSRKRRVRKNVARGVAHIHSTFNNTIVTITDESGNAIAWSSAGALGFKGSRKSTPFAAQMAGEAAGKAAVDHGMKVVEVNVKGPGPGREAAVRSLQTAGLEITVINDVTPIPHNGCRPPKRPRG, encoded by the coding sequence ATGGCAAAAGTGAAACAGACAAGCCGCAAGCGTCGTGTCCGCAAGAATGTCGCTCGGGGCGTTGCACATATTCATTCAACATTTAACAATACAATCGTTACGATTACCGATGAAAGCGGAAATGCCATCGCTTGGTCCAGCGCGGGTGCATTAGGCTTCAAGGGTTCTCGTAAATCTACACCGTTTGCCGCTCAGATGGCAGGCGAAGCTGCCGGCAAGGCTGCTGTCGATCACGGCATGAAGGTTGTCGAAGTCAACGTTAAGGGTCCAGGACCTGGACGTGAAGCGGCTGTTCGTTCTTTACAGACAGCAGGCTTAGAAATCACGGTCATCAACGACGTGACTCCGATTCCGCACAATGGATGCCGTCCACCGAAGCGGCCACGTGGTTAA
- the rplQ gene encoding 50S ribosomal protein L17: protein MWNRKLGRTADHRKAMLRNMATSLILNGKIETTEMKAKELRSVVDELITLAKRGDLHARRQAAAYIRNVVADEKTGETVLKKLFDEIGPKYADRNGGYTRVLKTGFRRGDSAPMAIIELV, encoded by the coding sequence ATGTGGAATCGTAAATTAGGACGCACTGCTGACCACCGGAAAGCGATGCTTCGCAATATGGCTACCAGTCTGATCCTGAACGGCAAAATTGAAACAACCGAAATGAAGGCGAAAGAACTTCGCTCTGTTGTCGACGAACTGATTACGTTGGCTAAGCGCGGAGATCTGCATGCCCGTCGTCAGGCTGCTGCTTACATCCGCAATGTTGTTGCTGATGAAAAGACAGGCGAAACAGTCCTGAAGAAGCTGTTTGATGAAATCGGTCCGAAATATGCCGACCGCAACGGCGGATACACCCGTGTCTTAAAGACCGGCTTCCGTCGCGGTGACAGCGCTCCGATGGCGATCATCGAGCTGGTTTAA
- a CDS encoding DNA-directed RNA polymerase subunit alpha, protein MQKFERAKFEVKEYVESDHYGKFVVEPLERGFGTTLGNALRRVLLSSLPGAAVYSIKVEGVYHEFTSIPGVEEDVTMMILNIKNLIMKIDDDESYTLRIAAKGPMTVTAGDIICPTGVEVLNKDLEIAHLEEGATLEMELKARNGRGYISADGNKALYQGSSQGIGTVYTDSIYTPIDRISYNVEPTRVGQDAKYDRLIFEIWTNGSITPQMSLALGSKILIDHLDLLTHVNESVADMESVMKDVNGESPKNMQSMAIEDLDLSVRSYNCLKRAGIQTVEELTQRSEEEMMRVRNLGKKSLKEVKDKIYELGLSFKSYD, encoded by the coding sequence ATGCAAAAATTTGAACGCGCAAAGTTTGAAGTCAAAGAATATGTTGAATCTGACCATTATGGAAAATTCGTTGTAGAACCTCTTGAAAGAGGCTTCGGCACTACCCTTGGTAATGCTCTCAGACGTGTTTTACTCTCCTCGTTACCGGGAGCTGCGGTGTACTCGATTAAGGTCGAGGGTGTTTACCATGAGTTTACATCCATTCCTGGCGTTGAAGAAGACGTCACGATGATGATTCTGAACATCAAGAATCTGATCATGAAGATTGATGACGATGAATCCTATACCTTACGAATTGCCGCAAAAGGCCCAATGACCGTGACCGCGGGCGATATTATCTGCCCGACGGGTGTGGAAGTATTGAACAAAGATCTGGAAATCGCGCATCTGGAAGAAGGCGCTACGCTGGAAATGGAGCTGAAGGCCCGCAATGGCCGCGGCTACATCAGCGCTGATGGAAACAAAGCCTTATACCAGGGATCTTCTCAGGGTATCGGAACGGTGTATACCGATTCAATTTATACCCCGATCGATCGGATTTCGTATAATGTTGAACCGACGCGTGTCGGTCAGGATGCGAAGTACGACCGCTTGATTTTTGAAATCTGGACCAACGGTTCGATTACGCCGCAGATGTCGCTGGCGCTGGGCTCTAAGATTCTGATCGATCATCTCGATCTTCTGACCCATGTCAACGAGTCCGTTGCGGATATGGAATCCGTGATGAAGGATGTCAACGGGGAATCCCCGAAGAACATGCAGTCCATGGCGATCGAAGATCTGGATCTGTCCGTCCGTTCTTACAACTGTTTGAAACGGGCTGGCATCCAGACCGTCGAAGAGCTGACGCAGCGTTCTGAAGAAGAAATGATGCGAGTCCGGAATCTGGGTAAAAAATCATTAAAAGAAGTCAAAGACAAGATTTACGAATTGGGTCTGAGCTTCAAATCATACGACTAA